The following are encoded in a window of Bacteroidales bacterium genomic DNA:
- a CDS encoding LPS-assembly protein LptD has protein sequence MKNFKIYLLLLIMPFAAFSQVDTTKKVVDSLSLAPPVEKSSLEKEIDYYASDSIKFNVKDQIIEMFGDAELFYEDIEFRAEYVKIDLAKRLVLAYGVLDSNNVVKGKPKFKDGEQEFESDTILYSYETEKGIIRHIFTEQGGGYLHGEKVKKYPDNSFLVSRGAFTTCDLKEHTHFQIRFNKAKVIPNDKIVTGPVWLEVEGITTPLALPFGFFPNKKGRSSGILIPSYGESANRGFFLENGGYYFGINDYIDLALRGDIYTRGSWGLKLQSNYKKRYKYNGAFNISFARNIFGERDTPDFQKMSDFFIKWTHNQDPKARPKSRFSANVQAGTSNYNKYNPSSSADYLSSTYSSSISYSTQLGQSFNFTANINHNQNRQTHVFNVTLPELALSSVKFYPLRRTGKPRYKLKILDNINISYNMNARNTLQTIDTLLFNDFSLDNFNAGIRHSIPVSIPMKLLKVVTMNNSFTFNERWYFNTIEKRWDNTVNKLVTDTVRGFKAAHDFVFSSTFSTKLYTFLTFKKGFFNAFRHVFTPSVGFSYRPDFAENKWGYYKYYLSQGQAEPTRYSIFEQSLFGGPEAGKQSLFSFAFSNNLEMKIRSKKDTTSGLKKIALIDNFTISANYNAAADSLKWSTLALNGRTRITKGLDLSYSAAFNPYVTDTTGRVINKFEWEENKRLFRKENNIWRTSLNYNLDNKTFRKKGYVPDTLSNKYFTVDWSLNFSYTLQYSKYFSQKTNLLSNDKNIIQTLSFGGDIEFTPNWRVGFSTNYDFETRDFGYTTVNIHRDLHCWEIIFYWIPAGPRKSYNMTIRVKSSILQDLKLEKKTDWRDLY, from the coding sequence TTGAAAAATTTTAAAATATATCTACTGCTATTGATTATGCCTTTTGCGGCGTTTTCACAGGTAGATACTACAAAAAAAGTAGTTGATAGTTTATCTCTTGCGCCACCTGTTGAAAAAAGTTCTTTGGAAAAGGAAATAGATTATTATGCAAGCGATTCCATAAAATTTAATGTAAAAGATCAAATAATTGAAATGTTTGGCGATGCGGAGTTGTTTTATGAAGATATTGAATTCAGAGCGGAATATGTGAAAATAGATTTAGCCAAGCGACTTGTATTGGCTTATGGCGTTTTAGATTCAAATAATGTTGTTAAAGGAAAACCAAAATTTAAAGATGGAGAACAGGAATTTGAATCGGATACAATTTTATATAGCTATGAAACTGAAAAAGGAATAATAAGGCATATCTTTACAGAGCAAGGTGGAGGCTATTTGCATGGCGAAAAAGTAAAGAAATATCCTGACAATTCTTTTTTGGTGAGTCGCGGAGCCTTTACTACATGCGATTTGAAGGAACACACGCATTTTCAAATAAGGTTTAACAAAGCAAAAGTTATTCCTAATGATAAAATTGTTACAGGTCCTGTGTGGCTTGAAGTTGAAGGCATTACCACACCGCTGGCTTTGCCGTTTGGATTTTTCCCAAATAAAAAAGGACGTTCCTCTGGAATATTAATTCCAAGTTATGGCGAGAGTGCTAATCGTGGCTTTTTCCTAGAAAATGGAGGTTATTATTTTGGTATAAACGATTATATTGACCTTGCTTTGCGTGGAGACATATATACGAGAGGCAGTTGGGGGCTTAAACTTCAAAGTAATTATAAAAAACGCTATAAATACAATGGAGCTTTTAATATAAGTTTTGCTAGAAATATTTTTGGAGAACGTGATACGCCAGACTTTCAAAAAATGAGCGACTTTTTTATAAAATGGACGCATAATCAAGACCCAAAGGCTAGACCTAAAAGTAGATTTTCGGCAAATGTGCAGGCTGGAACTTCTAATTATAATAAGTATAATCCTTCTTCATCAGCAGATTACTTGTCTTCTACATATTCTTCCAGCATTTCTTATAGCACACAATTGGGGCAATCGTTTAATTTTACTGCAAATATTAATCATAATCAAAATAGGCAAACGCATGTTTTTAATGTTACTTTGCCTGAGTTAGCATTGTCTTCTGTAAAGTTTTATCCCTTACGTCGCACGGGAAAACCTAGATATAAACTTAAAATTCTAGACAACATTAATATTTCATACAATATGAATGCTAGAAACACGCTTCAAACGATTGATACACTGTTGTTTAACGATTTTAGCCTTGATAATTTCAACGCTGGAATCAGGCATTCAATTCCTGTTTCTATACCGATGAAGTTACTTAAAGTTGTAACTATGAATAATTCATTTACATTTAATGAGCGTTGGTATTTTAACACTATTGAAAAACGTTGGGATAATACTGTAAATAAGCTAGTTACAGATACTGTTAGAGGTTTTAAAGCTGCACATGACTTTGTGTTTTCTTCAACTTTTTCAACTAAATTATATACTTTTCTGACATTTAAAAAAGGATTTTTCAATGCTTTTAGGCATGTGTTTACTCCAAGTGTTGGCTTTTCGTATAGACCTGATTTTGCTGAAAACAAATGGGGCTATTACAAATATTATTTATCGCAGGGGCAGGCAGAGCCTACAAGATATTCTATTTTTGAACAATCTCTTTTTGGAGGACCGGAAGCAGGAAAGCAATCTTTATTTTCTTTTGCTTTTTCAAATAATTTAGAAATGAAAATTCGTTCAAAAAAAGATACAACTAGCGGATTGAAAAAAATTGCACTTATTGATAATTTTACCATTTCTGCAAATTATAATGCTGCTGCTGATAGCTTAAAATGGTCAACTCTTGCGCTAAATGGCAGAACTAGAATTACAAAAGGATTGGATTTGTCTTATAGCGCAGCATTTAATCCATACGTTACCGATACTACTGGGCGAGTGATTAATAAATTTGAATGGGAAGAAAATAAAAGGTTGTTTAGAAAGGAAAATAATATTTGGAGAACAAGTTTGAATTATAATTTAGACAATAAAACTTTCCGCAAAAAAGGCTATGTGCCAGACACGCTTTCAAACAAATACTTTACGGTTGATTGGTCGCTTAATTTTAGCTACACACTTCAGTATTCAAAATATTTTTCCCAAAAAACCAATCTTTTGTCAAATGATAAAAATATAATTCAAACGCTCTCTTTTGGCGGAGATATAGAGTTTACTCCAAATTGGCGAGTAGGTTTTTCCACAAACTATGATTTTGAAACACGCGACTTTGGCTACACAACTGTAAATATTCACAGAGATTTGCATTGCTGGGAAATTATTTTTTATTGGATACCAGCAGGTCCGCGCAAAAGCTACAATATGACCATTAGAGTGAAATCTTCAATACTCCAAGATTTAAAACTTGAAAAGAAAACAGATTGGCGAGATTTGTATTAA
- a CDS encoding T9SS type A sorting domain-containing protein — protein MRNIFFIAIAFFLVYQANSQVDTVWTRCIGGSKDEPVLNFESSQAIVKKMPDNTFLLVSTTLSNDGLMQSPYTGANVFVARMNYDGDTLWTRILGGSDHDIATGVDVDANGNFVICGYTYSLDGTFEGHHGTSEEEDGFLAYYDKDGNKIWAKQYGGKGDSILYGRDYLYDVKFVGNGDIAAVGRTNSINGDLSFYPDVFYSGWYLLVNEFGTKRRSLKIYGDNHSEDNANSLLRFCFLPNGKIMAIGNQDYFIKGNLWIVQFDGYGNKEWEKVYSSSADVYGTDFYPTTDGYFMTCSFVTRDGCDVQGAWNGGYDAWIIKTDSSGNIINQKCFGGSYNEVSYRLEPHMDNFLMMGASSSPDGYAPGDTLGFTDMWMVYFDNNLDTIFTYKMGGESTEAFISAIVINDENIIAAGKTRSNSHYINGNHGHQDIFLTKLVTNKLVGVEDFASNDLLLYPNPVSDMLFCDDINVVGAEYEIFSSTGQKLLQGMYKNGIDLRNMPSGFYIIKFYAKQGIINSKFLK, from the coding sequence ATGAGAAATATCTTCTTTATTGCAATAGCATTTTTTTTGGTTTATCAGGCTAATAGTCAGGTTGATACAGTATGGACACGTTGTATTGGTGGTAGCAAGGATGAGCCAGTTTTAAATTTTGAAAGTAGTCAGGCAATAGTAAAGAAAATGCCGGATAATACTTTTTTATTAGTATCTACTACGTTATCTAATGATGGATTAATGCAGAGTCCTTATACTGGGGCAAATGTGTTTGTTGCTCGCATGAATTATGATGGAGATACACTGTGGACAAGAATTTTAGGTGGTTCAGACCATGATATAGCGACAGGTGTAGATGTTGATGCTAACGGCAATTTTGTTATTTGCGGATATACTTATTCTCTTGATGGAACTTTTGAAGGACACCATGGTACTTCAGAAGAAGAAGATGGTTTTTTGGCTTATTATGATAAAGATGGAAATAAAATTTGGGCAAAACAATATGGCGGTAAAGGTGATAGCATTCTATATGGAAGAGATTATCTTTATGATGTAAAATTTGTTGGAAATGGCGATATTGCTGCCGTTGGAAGAACTAATTCTATTAATGGAGATTTGAGTTTTTATCCAGATGTTTTTTATTCAGGCTGGTATTTGCTAGTTAATGAGTTTGGCACAAAAAGAAGATCGCTAAAGATTTATGGAGATAATCATTCTGAGGACAATGCAAATAGCTTACTTAGGTTTTGTTTTTTACCAAATGGGAAAATTATGGCTATTGGAAATCAAGATTATTTTATAAAAGGAAATCTATGGATTGTGCAATTTGATGGCTATGGAAATAAGGAATGGGAAAAAGTATATTCTTCTTCTGCAGATGTATATGGAACAGATTTTTATCCTACAACTGATGGATATTTTATGACATGTTCTTTTGTAACAAGAGATGGATGTGATGTGCAAGGTGCGTGGAATGGAGGGTATGATGCTTGGATAATAAAAACAGACTCTAGTGGAAATATTATAAATCAAAAATGCTTTGGAGGCAGCTATAATGAAGTATCTTATAGATTAGAACCGCATATGGATAATTTTCTTATGATGGGTGCTTCTTCTTCTCCGGATGGATATGCTCCAGGCGATACTTTAGGCTTTACAGATATGTGGATGGTTTATTTTGACAATAATCTTGATACAATTTTTACGTATAAAATGGGAGGCGAATCGACAGAAGCCTTTATATCTGCTATAGTAATAAATGATGAAAATATTATAGCTGCAGGCAAAACGAGATCTAATTCACATTACATTAATGGAAATCATGGACATCAAGATATATTTTTGACCAAATTGGTAACAAATAAACTTGTTGGAGTTGAAGATTTTGCTTCTAATGATTTATTGTTGTATCCAAATCCTGTGTCAGATATGCTATTTTGTGATGATATAAATGTTGTTGGTGCAGAATATGAGATTTTTTCAAGTACAGGACAAAAACTTTTACAAGGAATGTATAAAAATGGCATAGACCTTAGAAATATGCCATCAGGATTTTACATTATAAAGTTTTATGCAAAACAAGGAATAATAAATTCTAAATTTTTAAAATAA